The Bos taurus isolate L1 Dominette 01449 registration number 42190680 breed Hereford chromosome 12, ARS-UCD2.0, whole genome shotgun sequence genomic interval tggttttagaaaaggcagaggaaccagagatcaaattgccaacatctgttgaatcattgaaaaagcaagagagttccagaaaaacatctacttctgttttattgactatgccaaagcctttgactacgtggatcacaacaaactgtggaaaattcttcaagagatgggaataccagaccacctgacctgcctcctgagaaatctatatgcaggtcaagaagcaacagttcgaactggacatggaacaacagactggttccaaatcgggaaaggagtacatccaggctgcatattgtcaccctgcttatttaatttaatatgcagagtacatcatgcgaaataccgGGCTGGATAAAgtacaagatggaatcaagattgctgggagaaatatccataacctcagatatgcagatgacaccacccttgtggcagaaagtaaagaagaactaaagagcctcttgatgaaagtgaaagaggagagtgagaaagtttcttagtaaactaagatcatggcattcagtccagtcacttcatggcaaatagatggtaaaacaatggaaacagtgacagactttattttggggggctccaaaatcactgcagatggtgactgaagccatgaaattaaaagactcttgctcctttgaaggaaatccGTGATCAacttagagagcatattaaaaagcagaaacattactttgccaacaagtgtctgtctagtcaaagctatggtttttccagaagtcatgtatggatgtgagtgttggactataaagaaggctgggcgctgaagaattgatgcttttgaactgtggtattggagaagactcttgagagtcccttggactataaggagatacagccagtccatcctaaaggaattcagtcctgaatactcattggagggactgacgctgaagctgaagctccaatactttgatcacctgatgcaaagaactgactcattgaaaaagaccctgatgctgggaaagattgcaggcgggaggagaaggggacgacagaggatgagatggttggatggtatcactaacttgagggacatgagtttgagtaagctccaggagttggtgatggacagggaggcctggtgtgctgcagtccatggggtcccaaagagtcagacacaactgagtgactgaactgaactgacagaacaTGTTGTGGTATTTTTCATAATCGTGGGTAATCTGTGGCCTTCAtgaatttaatgaatttttaaatgaatttttaagccACTTTGCTTATCAAAataggtaaattttaaaattaagtgatAGTTTATGCACTTGGTCCTTGTATAGCTTTTTTGGGGTATTCAAGTTGGATATTTCTTAGTGATCTTCTTGTCCAGGGAAtgtttaattcaaaataaatttgcAGTTTAAAaacttcttagaaaaaaaaactcTAGGCCCACCTGGCTTCATTAGGTGAATTCTACCAtacttgaaggaaaaaataatactcaaagaaataatgatacttagattattttagaaattaaatgagaaaGGCATATTTCCCAACTAATTTTATGAAATCAGAGtagcaaaaagaaaactacaatttAGTATTCTTTATGATCATAGACtgaaacatacttttaaaatatagcaaATTAACTGTGTAAAAAGGACAGTATGTTATAATCAAGTGAGGTTTATCATAGGAATGCAGAGTTGGTTGAATGTTAGAAAATCAATCAGTATGATTCACCATATTTATGCATAACAAAAAAAttgtatgatcatctcaatagatgtaggaAAAACCCTTAACAAAATTCAGTCATTATATAAATTCTCAGCAAATTAGAGATAGAAAGGAACCTCCTCATTCTTTTAAAGGACATCCATGATAAACCTAAGCTAATATCATACTTCATTGTGAAAGACTGAACGCACTTTTCCCCTAAGATTGGTACAAGATAAGGATGTCAGTCCTCTCCACATCTACTCACCAATGTAGTGGACGTCCTAGCAGTTTTGATAAGATAAGAACAGGACGAATCTGCTGCTTCAGATGTTAAGGTCCGGTCGGTCTAAGAAGAAGAATCTTCTGTCGCGACGAGCTCGGGGCAGGCCTCGGTGGGAAAGGAAGACCGAGCTTTGCTGagggaggatcttagttccccgaccagggattgaacccctgccctggcagtcctaaccactggaccacatgtAAAGAGTATCTTAAAACCCCCTTTTCCATAGAAGTTCCCAGGCTGGTTTTCCTAGGACTGTTTTAAAGTTTCTGAAAGAACATGAATGATTGGATGCCCATTGCCAAGGAGTATGACCCGCTCAAAGCTGGCAGCATTGATGGCACTGACGAAGACCCACACGATTGCGCTGTCTGGAGGGCGATGCTGGCACGATACACCCCCACCAAAGGCGTCACAGGGGACCCCCTCCTCACCCTGTTTGTGGCGAGACTAAACCTGCAGACCAAAGAGGAGAAGTTAAAGGAAGTGTTTTCCCGCTACAGGGACATCCGGCGGCTTCGGCTAGTGAGGGACTTGGTCACAGGCTTTTCGAAGGGCTACGCCTTCATCGAATACAAAGACGAGCGTTCTCTGCTCAAAGCTTACCGGGATGCTGATGGCCTGGTCATTGACCAGCACAAAATATTTGTGGACTATGAGCTGGAGAGGACTCTCAAAGGGTGGATTCCTCGGCGACTCGGAGGAGGTCTGGGTGGGAAGAAGGAATCTGGGCAGCTGAGATTTGGGGGGCGAGATCGGCCTTTTCGCAAACCCATTAACCTGCCAGTTGTGAAAAATGACCAGTTCcgagaggggaagagggagaggagggagcgGTCTCGGTCCTGAGAAAGACACTGGGACTCCAGGATGAGGGACCACCATGACAGGGGTCGGGAAAAAAGGTGGCAGGAGAGAGAACCAGCCAGGGCATGGCCAGAAGGTgactgggagagagagagggacttCAGAGATGACAGGGTCaaggggagggagaagagggacaGAAGCAAGTAGACCatccctccccctcttcctccccaaACCCAAAGGAAAGTGCAGGACCAGTAAGAGTGCAGGGATACCGCATTGCTTGTGTACAGAGTCTAAGTCCAGTGGTTGAATAAAACTTACTGATgtcagatttatttaaaaaaaaaaaaaaaagataagaacaaAATTAAAGGTATACAGCTTAGAAAGTAAATAGTGAATTGTCTTTTTACATCAACAGTATGGGTCATGTATATAAAAAGCTCAAAAGAATTTACCAAAACCAAAATCACTGGAACCAATAATCAAGTTCCCAGGATATaaggtcaatatacaaaaatcaattctgTTTCTGTATATTAGGAGTGAACAATTGGACAGTGGAATAAAAGCATGCCATttgtaatattaaaaaatcatgagGTTGTAGGGATAAAGGTAGCACAATATATGTAAGACCAGTACACTGAACAATGTAAAACattgcaaagagaaataaaagaattaaataaatagagAGAGATACCATGTTCATGAGTTGGAAGACTCAGTATTGTTAAGATGTCCATCTTCTCCAAAGTCATCTATAGATATAATGCAATGCctctcaggctttttttttttttttttttttggtaaaaatcgATAAGCTGATTCTAGAATTTATAAAACTGTGCAGAGAATCTGTAGtagtcaaaacaattttgaaaaagaagaacaagttGGAAAATTTATACAACCTGATTTCGAGACTTACTGTAAAACTACAACAGATAAGAAAGTATGGCATTGGTACAGGATAGAGAGATAGTTAAATGGAACCAAATAGAGAGAACAGAAGTGGACCGACATTTATGTAGCCAATTGTTTTTTTCAGTGGTGTCAAGACAACTCAACGagagaaaagataatcttttcaacaTATGACCTGGAAAAATTGGATATCCGTGTGAAAAACAACATTGACTCTTACCTCAGAATCATAcagaaaaattaacttgaaatggattaataacttaaatgcaaaaaatgaaaactactaaatttttagaaaaagccATAGAAGAAAACCTTTGTGACCCTGAGGATAGGCAAAGATTTCATAGAACACAAAAGCCactaaccattaaaaaaaatgatagattacacttcattaaaattaatatcTCCTGTTTTCTGAAAGataccattaagaaaaaaaagacaaactacagttgaaagaaaatatttacatgaCAAATATctgatagtgtgtgtgtgtgtgtattccaaaTGTATAAAGACTTCTTAACACACTAATAAAATGATAtccgggctttccaggtgactctagtggcaaagaacccacctgccaatgcaagaggtgtaagagacatgggtttgatccctgggttggaaagatcccctggaggagggcatggcaacacactccagtgttgttgcctggagaatcccagggacagaggagcctggcagtctgtagtccataaggtcgcaatgAACACCACCAAATCCATGGCTTCTCAGACACCATCCAGGTTGAGAAGGAATCCAGTGCTCCTGTTTACCAGCTCAGTGACTTTGGACAATTTATTTTAACTTCACTCAAACCTAGTTTTTTAAGGTGGAGACAAATAGTAGTTTCCACCTGAGATTCATTCTGAGCATTCAGTGAGAAAACATGTGTGAAGAACTTAGCACAGGCCTGAAGATGTGATGTTATTATCACTAAtgagttatttcattttttcttaaataatatgaAGTACTTGCTGTGTGCCAGATGTTGTGCCATGCCCTCATTTGATAGGTGACTTCCCAAGGTGACGTCACGCACTGGGGGTGTAGGAGCCCCAGCAGTACAGCTCAGAGCCTGGTCTCCTCTTCTGAACCAGCATTTCCAGAGCGAAGGGGCCTGCAAGGGGCTCAGACCGTGAGCAAGAGGAAGGAAAACTGTGGCAGGTTGTAGATCATCCTTTCACGAAATTTGGAGGCAGAGACAAGCGAGCGGCAGAGTCAAGGTGGGATTCGTGGATGGGAGCCTCTAGGGAGATTGCCTCAGGCAACAGTCGGAAGGTCTGAGACTCAGCAGCACACATGTTCTGAGTGGTGGCTGTGTGCTCTTAGAAGCGGCCCTCCTTTTGTACAAAGAAATAGTGCATCAGCTCCAGGGAGGCTGAGTCTAGTCTCACATGCCTTGGTTCCCCAGCAGGCCGTTTCGTTATTCCGGTGACACATCCTGCGGACACGGGTGCAAAGGGCCAGCCCCGACTCTCTGCCTTCTAGTTAGTGCCCGCAGGCTGAGATGGGGAGGACACAGTGAGAGCTGACTCAGGCCAGCCCCTCCCCGTACAAACCGTCTTACTGAAACTCCAGCAGTTTAACCGTCTGCAGAAAACCACCCCTGAGTAAGCAGTTTCCATTTCCCACCATGATTACGGAGGAAAGAGAAAGGCGAGCTTGCATCTGGCCTTAGGAATCCCAGTGCTCCTGCAGCTAACTCCTGCGTGGAGGCGGGAGGGAAGAGCTGCCCCTGCTGATTGCACAGAAAGCAAGAAACCCCGTGAATGAGGTGTTACCAAGGAAATAACAGCTTAATGtcatataccatatatatgcTATACGTGACATTAAGCCGTTAGATTACATAAAGCTAGCTGGATTGTGAGAAGAGGAAGTATACTTTATAGGAGATGAAACTTTTATCCCCATAAAGGGCCAAATTGAGCCTATCATAAATCTAAATTCCCCTGAAATAGCTATGGCTATATTGGTAATACATTAAAAGATAAATCTCTTCTTCTTTCTCCACCAGTCCCACCAGCACAGTTCTAAGTAGTTAACACAGTTCTTTTCCTGAATGTATGCAATGAACTTCTTAGGCACCTGCATTTAGCTTCAATTTTCTCTCTTgggatttccatttttattttagaaaagaagtctTTCATTTGAGAACATTGGGGTGATCTTAAAAttattcagaaaaatgaagatggCTTGGTGTGTTAATttgctgagttttaaaaatgaccttttcAGACAATAACTAGATTTACTGTGGTGACCATTTCAGAGTATGTGTAAATATCAAATCACTCTACCTGAAACCAGTACtatattgtacatcaattatattCAGTTAAAAAATTACCTTTCCTCCAGATTTGTTGGTAcagttgttttcagttttattgagaaataattgacatacgTCACTGTGTAGGTTTATATTGTACAGAATGATAGTTCGATTTACTTGTATTTTGAAATGACTATCACAGTAGATTTAGTTAACATCcaccatctcatatagatacaatgaAGAGACAAAAatttctccttgtgatgagaactatTTGTATAAtttgataattttcttaaattctcaCTCATTTAATATTTGGTGAAACCTAAGATGTCCCAGTTCtgtttaggaatttttttttcccagtgtctCAAGAATGCTCTCAGGGTTATTAATTGAGTTTTCaagtatataaaatgttatttattttttggctgcaccttgcaACTTGTGGAATCTTAACttccccaactggggattgaaccagggccctcacaatgaaagcacggagtcctcaccactggaccaccagagaattccttgAAATTTTTAAACTGTTATCTTGTATATGAAATAGctttatgagtttattttttgcttaaccTACtgcactgtcttttttttttttcttttaatccagAAGTAGACAAGAAGAAATATTACAAGTACAGCAAAGAGAAGACATTAAAATGGCTAGGAAAAAAGGTACAGTACCTCTCAGTGCCTTGTGGCAGAAAGAGTTTAATGTTCCTTTTTAGAAATGTTAAGAGAGAAGGTAGTAAGCCTGACCCCAAAAACCATCTTGAAAGTCCACCTACAAGAGAGAAGCTGTACAAAAATCTGCCAAGTGCAAGAAGAATCTTTGACTTTGCACTTTTCCTAACTCAGGCGGCTCTGGACTTAGCTTGACGTGCTTGTTCCCATTTCCCTGTGACCCTCACCACTGAATGAAGAAGTCCTTGCTAGTTGCTGGTGTAGACTTGAGTCTTCCAAGCCAGGTAACAGCAGGGCCACGTGTACTCTCTGTGGGTCCTGCAGGCATCTCAGAAGTTGACGTTGCTCACACACGACCTGCAGGGGCCAGGCAGACGGGGTTCGGGTTTAGCGTCTAGATGCTGAAGATGGGTCTTCTCGCAGGCAAGCCCTGTGTCTTGGTGATCCTAAGAATTAAACTCAATATAAGATCTCTTGCAGTGTTCTCCCAATCAATTTAGTGGATCACAACCAGTATTTCTCttggaatggaatggaatagaATGGGCTAGGATAGATGAGGATGAATTAAAAGGAAAGTTGGATTGAGAATTGGGATTACCAGATGCAAAGtggtatatatagaatggataaacaataaggtcccgCTGTATAGTGCAGGaaactattcaatatcctgtgatgaaccataatggaaaagaatttgcaaaagaaaaaactgagatTATTCCgtataatcaaatatatattcttatattgttttaaaaaaagcacaAGATAAGGGCAAGTGTTAAGTATGActataacatatttatatatgttttgggGTATTCGGTTGCTGAGTATTTCTTACTGTGCATATAGTGAAGAAACAAAAAGCCATCGCTTACTTTCACAGTGATAAGGAATCTCACCAGACCAGATCTGTGGATGACAAAGTTTTTGCAAGTTTTGTGGATATCAGTTCTAGCAGTGATTCCTAAGATTCTCTTCTGTCTTCTATATGAAAAACATGATTGTCACATCATGTTAATGGGCACATTGGGAGCCTGGGAACATGGAAATGAGCCTTGCAGTATTAATCAGGCTCGTTTGGGCGAAGTAGGGAAAAGGTTTAAAAAGTGCGTGTGTTTCACTCTTCATTTGCATCATCAGTAGTCTTTGCATTTGTGGGATTCTGTGTAGATGAAGAATGAGAAGTGCTGAGCAGAAACTGGGCATTTAGTTTTTGCTCTTAGCAAATGATAATGATATGAAATAATGAGGTGAAGTTTATATTTATTGTGTTTCCTTTCTTAAATTCCTAGAAAGTgagaaatttatattatttattctcCTTAGAAAATCATAAAACACAAGTTTTGTGCCGTGTTCTGTCCTAAGGGCCTAACATCCAttaactcatttagtcctcacagcAGTCCTGTGAGATCGGTGctatctttctttccctttcacaggtggaggcacagagaggttcagTAAGCAGTCCGTGGTCACAGCAGACCCAAGCCGCCTGCCTCCAGAGTCCGTGCTCTCGCACGGTGTAGGCCTTAGGAAGCCCACATACTGAGCTCATCCTGCAGCGTAGTCACTACCCCTCACCCGTCTCCAAATACGAAGCCATCTCTTATCTTCTGAAGATACATCTAGATCCGTACTACTTCTTCCTGGACCTTAAATGGATTGGAATCATGGGTTTAGAAAGTCTGAAAAGTCAGGGTGTCTAAAGTTAGTTGAAAATATCCTGATATTTCCCTT includes:
- the LOC101904962 gene encoding U11/U12 small nuclear ribonucleoprotein 35 kDa protein-like: MNDWMPIAKEYDPLKAGSIDGTDEDPHDCAVWRAMLARYTPTKGVTGDPLLTLFVARLNLQTKEEKLKEVFSRYRDIRRLRLVRDLVTGFSKGYAFIEYKDERSLLKAYRDADGLVIDQHKIFVDYELERTLKGWIPRRLGGGLGGKKESGQLRFGGRDRPFRKPINLPVVKNDQFREGKRERRERSRS